One window from the genome of Spiractinospora alimapuensis encodes:
- the rpsT gene encoding 30S ribosomal protein S20, producing the protein MANIKQQKKRIRQNEKRRMRNRAVKSSLKTAVRKFREAVDAGNVDEATELQRAAARQLDKAASKGIIHKNQAANRKSALASRLGKLTTAA; encoded by the coding sequence ATGGCGAACATCAAGCAGCAGAAGAAGCGGATCCGGCAGAACGAGAAGCGCCGGATGCGTAACCGGGCCGTGAAGTCCTCCCTGAAGACCGCCGTGCGCAAGTTCCGCGAGGCCGTCGACGCGGGAAACGTGGACGAGGCCACGGAGCTGCAGCGCGCCGCGGCCCGCCAGCTCGACAAGGCGGCGAGCAAGGGCATCATCCACAAGAACCAGGCGGCCAACCGCAAGTCGGCTCTCGCGAGCCGCCTGGGCAAGCTGACGACGGCGGCCTGA
- a CDS encoding maleylpyruvate isomerase N-terminal domain-containing protein, whose translation MDVFSRSWDSLRTTVRELSDEDFGQPSGCAGWLVRDVVCHLVLDAQDVLITLATPTTGAASADAASYWDVVDTPPTGEAPLDALVVRLAAAYQDPRLLIFHLDDVGAAAGRAARRADPDLRIATKDRTLTVRDYLSAYVLEWTLHHLDLVAFLPDRPRPHADALARSRALLELIAGTPFPPALTDTDALLVGTGRRSPTPAERSALGDLVTRLPLILT comes from the coding sequence ATGGACGTCTTCTCCCGGTCCTGGGACTCCCTCCGGACGACCGTCCGGGAACTCTCCGACGAGGACTTCGGCCAGCCGTCCGGCTGCGCCGGATGGCTGGTCCGGGACGTGGTGTGCCACCTGGTTCTGGACGCCCAGGACGTCCTGATCACTCTCGCCACACCCACCACGGGCGCCGCGTCAGCGGACGCGGCGAGTTACTGGGACGTCGTCGACACCCCGCCCACGGGTGAGGCGCCACTCGACGCGCTGGTCGTCCGTCTCGCGGCCGCCTACCAGGATCCACGACTCCTCATCTTTCACCTGGACGACGTGGGGGCCGCCGCCGGGCGGGCCGCCCGACGCGCCGACCCGGATCTCCGTATCGCCACCAAGGACCGCACGCTGACCGTGCGTGACTACCTCTCCGCGTACGTCCTGGAGTGGACCCTGCATCATCTGGACCTGGTCGCGTTCCTCCCTGACCGGCCGCGTCCGCACGCGGACGCGCTCGCTCGGTCCCGCGCCCTGCTCGAACTCATCGCCGGGACGCCGTTCCCCCCGGCACTCACCGACACCGACGCGCTCCTCGTCGGCACGGGACGGCGCAGCCCCACCCCGGCCGAACGGTCCGCGTTGGGCGACCTGGTCACACGCCTTCCCCTCATCCTCACCTGA
- the hemW gene encoding radical SAM family heme chaperone HemW, giving the protein MPSVPLGGEPVPPDGALPADAYTDLERDDFGVYVHVPFCATRCGYCDFNTYTAEELRTGRGPDAVTATRESYADTARGEIALARRALGDAAPPVSTVFFGGGTPTLLPPEDLGRILVGIDSAFGLAPDAEVTTEANPESVDADSLKRLRDHGFTRVSFGMQSAKSRVLATLDRHHTPGRALDSVRWATEAGFEHVSLDLIYGTPGETDADWEESVRAAVDAGPDHISAYSLIVEPGTRMATQVRRGVLPAPDEDAQAERYLAADAILTEAGYTWYEVSNWASRPQARCRHNALYWTNGNWWGVGPGAHSHVGGTRWWNVKHPATYAGRLAEGVSPAEAREVLTEAERRFEHVMLRLRLAEGCPTELLTDEGLRSARTAVADGLLEADALVAGRAVLTRRGRLFGDAVVRSLT; this is encoded by the coding sequence GTGCCATCGGTGCCCCTGGGTGGGGAACCCGTACCTCCGGACGGAGCGCTGCCGGCGGACGCGTACACGGACCTGGAGCGGGACGACTTCGGTGTCTATGTCCACGTGCCGTTCTGCGCCACCCGGTGCGGGTACTGCGACTTCAACACCTACACCGCCGAGGAGCTGCGAACGGGGCGGGGACCCGACGCCGTGACGGCGACCCGGGAGAGCTACGCCGACACCGCGCGCGGCGAGATCGCTCTCGCCCGGCGGGCACTGGGCGACGCCGCGCCCCCCGTGTCCACCGTTTTCTTCGGAGGCGGGACCCCCACTCTGCTCCCCCCGGAGGATCTGGGGCGGATCCTCGTCGGCATCGACTCCGCGTTCGGGTTGGCCCCCGACGCGGAGGTGACGACGGAGGCCAACCCGGAGAGCGTGGACGCCGACTCGCTGAAGCGGCTGCGCGACCACGGCTTCACCCGTGTCTCCTTCGGCATGCAGAGCGCCAAGAGTCGTGTCCTGGCCACGCTGGACCGGCACCACACGCCGGGCCGCGCGCTCGACAGTGTGCGGTGGGCGACGGAGGCCGGGTTCGAGCACGTCAGCCTGGACCTCATCTATGGCACGCCAGGTGAGACCGACGCCGACTGGGAGGAGTCGGTCCGCGCCGCCGTGGACGCGGGTCCGGACCACATCTCCGCCTACTCGTTGATCGTCGAACCCGGGACCCGCATGGCCACCCAGGTGAGACGGGGCGTGCTGCCCGCACCGGACGAGGACGCCCAAGCCGAGCGCTACCTCGCCGCCGACGCCATCCTCACCGAGGCGGGATACACGTGGTACGAGGTGTCGAACTGGGCTTCCCGCCCCCAGGCGCGTTGCCGCCACAACGCGCTGTACTGGACCAACGGCAACTGGTGGGGGGTCGGTCCAGGCGCGCACAGTCATGTCGGGGGCACTCGGTGGTGGAACGTGAAACACCCCGCCACCTACGCCGGTCGACTGGCCGAGGGCGTCAGCCCGGCCGAGGCGCGGGAGGTGTTGACCGAGGCGGAGCGGCGATTCGAGCACGTCATGCTGCGGTTGCGCCTGGCCGAGGGGTGCCCGACCGAGCTCCTGACAGACGAGGGCCTACGGTCCGCGCGCACCGCCGTCGCCGACGGTCTGCTCGAGGCCGACGCGCTCGTGGCGGGACGTGCCGTACTGACGCGACGTGGGCGGCTCTTCGGCGACGCCGTCGTCCGATCCCTTACGTGA
- a CDS encoding ComEA family DNA-binding protein, with product MAERPHSSETDPAPTGRDDVSPPEDQAPDTFPPPGYETVADPEPTSLRAYLGRLRDQGEENTLTPAGLRAGVVICALAVFVAGGIVLWARSGGDPSPSETATAEATSSGTPASDDASDDVEESDGTVVVHVGGDVEDPGLVELPAGARVADAVESAGGLAEDADSDAVDGLNLARRVTDGEQILVGDDVPQQGAGGSGAAPDDVPLDLNTATEDQLQDLPGVGPVLAETIVAYREDNGGFSSVDELQEVSGIGEKRMEDLRDRVLVHGD from the coding sequence ATGGCAGAGCGCCCGCACTCCTCCGAAACCGATCCGGCACCGACGGGGCGGGACGACGTGAGCCCACCCGAGGACCAGGCGCCGGACACGTTCCCCCCGCCGGGCTACGAAACCGTCGCCGACCCCGAACCCACCTCCCTGCGTGCGTATCTCGGCCGCCTGCGCGACCAGGGCGAGGAGAACACGCTCACCCCAGCCGGCCTGCGGGCGGGCGTCGTGATCTGTGCCCTCGCCGTCTTCGTCGCCGGCGGGATCGTCCTGTGGGCCCGCTCCGGCGGGGACCCCTCCCCCTCGGAGACAGCGACGGCCGAAGCCACATCGAGCGGCACCCCCGCCTCCGACGACGCCTCCGACGACGTCGAGGAGTCCGACGGCACCGTGGTCGTCCACGTCGGGGGCGACGTCGAGGATCCGGGGTTGGTCGAGCTCCCCGCGGGGGCGCGCGTCGCCGACGCGGTGGAGTCAGCGGGCGGGCTCGCCGAGGACGCGGACTCCGACGCGGTGGACGGGCTCAACCTCGCCCGACGCGTCACTGACGGCGAACAGATACTCGTGGGCGACGACGTCCCTCAGCAGGGGGCCGGCGGTAGCGGCGCCGCCCCTGACGACGTCCCCCTCGACCTGAACACGGCGACCGAGGACCAGCTCCAGGACCTCCCGGGCGTCGGCCCGGTCCTCGCCGAGACCATCGTCGCCTACCGGGAGGACAACGGCGGCTTCAGCTCGGTCGACGAACTCCAGGAGGTCAGCGGCATCGGAGAGAAACGGATGGAGGACCTTCGCGACCGCGTGCTCGTCCATGGCGACTAG
- a CDS encoding DUF4870 domain-containing protein gives MGGHDEEWEDDTPPDSNGRPGPSSREPGPSDRAGGDPGDGGTDESPDGSDESAPGAPERRTRVDEQFLAVVCHVGGLLLSVVVPLVAYLLKREESAFVRHHATEALNFQITVLVAGAVAMALTVFPVGIPLLVVVVLVDLVLCVLAALAGNRGEWYRYPVSLRLVT, from the coding sequence ATGGGGGGTCATGACGAGGAGTGGGAGGACGACACTCCCCCTGATTCGAACGGCCGTCCCGGCCCCTCCTCGCGGGAACCGGGTCCTTCCGACCGGGCGGGCGGCGATCCGGGTGACGGCGGTACCGACGAGTCCCCGGACGGTTCGGACGAGTCCGCGCCCGGCGCTCCGGAACGACGGACACGGGTCGACGAGCAGTTCCTCGCCGTCGTGTGCCATGTGGGCGGGCTTCTGCTCAGCGTCGTGGTTCCGTTGGTGGCCTACCTGCTGAAGCGGGAGGAGTCCGCGTTCGTACGGCACCACGCGACCGAGGCCCTCAACTTCCAGATCACGGTCCTGGTCGCCGGCGCGGTGGCCATGGCCCTGACCGTCTTCCCCGTCGGGATCCCGCTGCTGGTGGTCGTGGTTCTCGTGGACTTGGTGCTCTGTGTCCTGGCGGCGCTTGCGGGCAACCGAGGCGAGTGGTACCGCTATCCCGTCAGTCTGCGGCTGGTCACGTAA
- a CDS encoding DUF4870 domain-containing protein has protein sequence MTETPADRPGERPEDEGGHHQPNGDHPPPTGPGAYQPQPPYPGQPPYGQPPQWNQPAGDPGYGQHPPQQPVWDTPAGPGGHGDQGHPGAGYPQGYGPAAQPPPGPPGGPGQPQQPGQPGQPGYPGQQPGWGQTPPNPPTGEQPSYGQPPRYPTGGQPAHPAPYPTGGQPAHPAPPPPPPQYGGYPQEPGHPSAPPPGQPYSPYDRQPQWEQPAGPPGGQQYPSPPHGQPSYPGHPGPPGWPSGSPGQVDPRTPQASPGNAGAWDPASGSPSGGYAGWQSGGHSGGQPPWGEPSQASGQPPQSHPPEEPARPDVPGSQGQPGPFDDRPTSAPWDQPAGQSGPFGVSAESGMPDDTGQSGQPDQPGADGPQGEPGQPAPTGPPTGEQPSYGIPPHAASPYGGEQEPPPGQGAVPDVPGYMPAPGYPSHGAPGPYGAAEDTHAHSSQDRTLSMVAHLGGVILSCFGWLPALIVFLVGRSGSPFLRGHATEALNFQITLLIAYIPMWLLYLGLGVFAPAQSPIGSVLIAVVWAVGIVFGILGAIRAARGQLYRYPVAVRIVK, from the coding sequence TTGACTGAAACACCAGCCGACAGACCAGGAGAACGGCCGGAGGACGAGGGCGGTCACCACCAGCCCAACGGGGACCATCCGCCCCCGACGGGTCCCGGTGCCTACCAGCCGCAACCGCCGTACCCCGGCCAGCCGCCCTACGGCCAGCCGCCGCAGTGGAACCAGCCCGCGGGCGACCCCGGGTACGGACAACACCCTCCCCAACAGCCCGTGTGGGACACCCCCGCGGGACCCGGGGGTCACGGGGACCAGGGTCACCCGGGGGCCGGCTATCCGCAGGGGTACGGGCCGGCCGCACAGCCGCCACCCGGACCTCCCGGAGGTCCCGGCCAGCCCCAGCAACCGGGACAGCCCGGTCAGCCGGGATACCCGGGGCAGCAGCCCGGTTGGGGGCAGACCCCGCCGAACCCGCCGACCGGTGAGCAGCCGTCCTACGGCCAACCACCGCGGTATCCCACGGGTGGGCAACCCGCGCACCCCGCGCCGTACCCGACCGGTGGTCAGCCCGCCCACCCGGCACCCCCGCCTCCACCACCGCAGTACGGCGGCTATCCGCAGGAGCCGGGGCACCCGAGCGCGCCTCCACCCGGACAGCCCTACTCGCCCTACGATCGGCAGCCCCAGTGGGAACAGCCCGCCGGGCCTCCTGGCGGTCAGCAGTACCCCTCACCACCCCACGGTCAGCCCAGCTACCCCGGACACCCTGGTCCCCCCGGGTGGCCGAGCGGGTCGCCCGGACAGGTGGACCCTCGGACCCCCCAGGCGTCCCCGGGCAACGCGGGAGCGTGGGACCCGGCGAGCGGTTCCCCCAGTGGTGGGTACGCGGGGTGGCAGAGCGGCGGACACAGCGGTGGGCAGCCCCCCTGGGGTGAGCCGTCACAGGCGTCCGGACAGCCCCCGCAGTCCCACCCACCGGAGGAGCCGGCACGGCCGGACGTGCCCGGGTCCCAGGGACAGCCCGGGCCCTTCGACGACCGACCCACGTCGGCGCCGTGGGACCAGCCCGCCGGCCAGTCCGGACCGTTCGGCGTCTCGGCCGAGTCCGGTATGCCTGACGACACCGGACAGTCGGGCCAGCCCGACCAGCCGGGGGCCGACGGTCCACAGGGGGAACCGGGACAGCCGGCGCCGACCGGTCCACCGACGGGCGAACAGCCTTCGTACGGGATACCACCACACGCCGCGTCCCCCTACGGTGGGGAGCAGGAACCGCCTCCGGGCCAGGGTGCGGTACCCGACGTCCCCGGTTACATGCCGGCGCCGGGCTACCCGTCGCACGGAGCTCCCGGTCCCTACGGGGCCGCGGAGGACACGCACGCGCACAGTTCCCAGGACCGGACCCTGTCGATGGTCGCGCACCTCGGCGGTGTCATCCTGTCGTGCTTCGGCTGGCTGCCCGCCCTGATCGTCTTCCTGGTCGGGCGGAGCGGGTCGCCCTTCCTGCGCGGTCACGCCACGGAGGCGCTGAACTTCCAGATCACACTGCTCATCGCCTACATCCCGATGTGGCTCTTGTACCTCGGGCTCGGGGTGTTCGCTCCGGCGCAGTCGCCGATCGGCTCCGTGCTCATCGCCGTGGTGTGGGCGGTCGGCATCGTCTTCGGCATCCTTGGCGCCATTCGGGCCGCGCGGGGCCAGCTCTATCGCTATCCTGTCGCGGTGCGTATCGTGAAGTAA
- a CDS encoding DUF3097 domain-containing protein → MNDRYGDDVLAGNWRRPRAGQIPQVPLEHELVVESAIDGFCGAVTGWDRGSVTLEDRHRRERVFTLDPAAFLIDGRPVTLVQPVHAPSAPVRTASGSLAVPDAPARVARESRIYVEGTHDAELLEHIWGHDLRVEGVVVEPLGGVDDLPRLVTEFGPGPGRRLGVLVDHLVPGSKEARIAAQVAHPHVLITGHPFVDVWAAVRPSAVGIQAWPDVPRGLDWKTGVLRALKWPMEQHEAWRHILGSVRGYGDLEPQLLGRVEELIDFVTDLDGSGS, encoded by the coding sequence ATGAACGACCGGTACGGCGACGACGTCCTGGCTGGCAACTGGCGCCGGCCTCGGGCCGGACAGATACCCCAGGTGCCATTGGAGCACGAGCTGGTCGTGGAGTCGGCCATCGACGGATTCTGTGGAGCCGTCACCGGATGGGACCGCGGCAGCGTGACCTTGGAGGACCGACACCGTCGCGAGCGTGTGTTCACACTCGATCCGGCGGCGTTCCTCATCGACGGCCGCCCCGTGACACTCGTCCAGCCGGTCCACGCCCCCAGCGCCCCCGTCCGCACCGCGTCGGGGTCGCTCGCCGTCCCCGACGCTCCGGCCCGGGTGGCGCGGGAGAGCCGGATCTACGTGGAGGGAACCCACGACGCGGAGCTCCTGGAACACATCTGGGGCCACGACCTCCGCGTGGAGGGTGTGGTCGTGGAGCCGCTCGGCGGCGTCGACGACCTACCGCGCCTGGTCACCGAGTTCGGTCCCGGCCCGGGACGACGGCTGGGTGTCCTGGTCGACCACCTGGTCCCGGGCTCCAAGGAGGCGCGCATCGCCGCTCAGGTCGCCCACCCCCACGTGCTGATCACCGGTCACCCGTTCGTCGACGTGTGGGCCGCGGTGCGCCCCTCGGCGGTGGGGATCCAGGCGTGGCCCGACGTTCCCCGCGGCCTGGACTGGAAGACCGGGGTTCTGCGCGCGCTGAAGTGGCCGATGGAGCAACACGAGGCGTGGCGTCATATCCTGGGTAGCGTTCGTGGCTACGGGGACCTTGAGCCCCAGCTTCTCGGACGCGTCGAGGAGCTGATCGACTTCGTCACCGACCTCGACGGCTCGGGGTCCTAG
- the lepA gene encoding translation elongation factor 4, giving the protein MPQHNRTDPALTRNFSIIAHIDHGKSTLADRMLQLTGVVEDRQMRAQYLDRMDIERERGITIKSQAVRLPFQAVDDERYLLNLIDTPGHVDFSYEVSRSLAACEGAVLLVDAAQGIEAQTLANLYLALAGDLAIIPVLNKIDLPAAQPDKYAAELSGIIGCDPSEVLRVSAKTGEGVDELLNEIVRRVPAPTGDADAPARAMIFDSVYDTYRGVVTYVRMVDGQLNSRERIAMMSTNASHELLEVGVISPEPTPVDRLGVGEVGYLITGVKDVRQSRVGDTVTTAAAMSKNRPEMLPGYQEPKPMVFSGLFPIEGSDYPVLRDALEKLQLNDAALGFESETSAALGFGFRCGFLGLLHLEITRSRLEREFNLDLVSTAPNVSYDVTLEDGEEFHVTSPADFPTGKIADIQEPIVKATLLTPAEFVGAIMELCQSRRGTLDGMDYLSEDRVEMRYTLPLAEIVFDFFDQLKSRTRGYGSLDYDAAGTQSADLVKVDILLQGETVDAFSAIVHKDKAYSYGVELTKKLRELIPRQQFEVPIQAAVGSRIIARENIRAMRKDVLSKCYGGDISRKRKLLERQKEGKKKMKMVGRVEVPQEAFISALATDSGAEKSKG; this is encoded by the coding sequence GTGCCACAGCACAACCGGACCGACCCCGCGCTGACCCGGAACTTCAGCATCATCGCGCACATCGACCACGGCAAGTCGACGCTGGCTGACCGCATGCTGCAGCTCACCGGCGTTGTCGAGGACCGGCAGATGCGGGCACAGTACCTCGACCGGATGGACATCGAGCGCGAACGCGGCATCACCATCAAGTCGCAGGCGGTGCGCCTCCCCTTCCAGGCGGTGGACGACGAGAGGTACCTCCTTAACCTGATCGACACCCCCGGTCACGTGGACTTCAGCTACGAGGTGTCGCGCTCGTTGGCCGCGTGCGAGGGCGCGGTCCTGCTCGTGGACGCGGCCCAGGGCATCGAGGCGCAGACCCTCGCCAACCTCTACCTCGCGCTCGCGGGAGACCTCGCGATCATTCCGGTCCTGAACAAGATCGACCTCCCCGCCGCGCAGCCCGACAAGTACGCCGCGGAGCTCTCCGGGATCATCGGCTGTGACCCCTCGGAGGTCCTGCGGGTGAGCGCCAAGACCGGCGAGGGTGTCGACGAACTGCTCAACGAGATCGTGCGGCGGGTCCCCGCTCCGACCGGAGACGCGGATGCCCCCGCCCGGGCCATGATCTTCGATTCGGTCTACGACACCTACCGCGGCGTGGTCACCTACGTCCGGATGGTGGACGGCCAGCTCAACAGCCGTGAACGCATCGCGATGATGTCCACCAACGCCTCCCACGAACTGTTGGAGGTCGGTGTCATCTCACCGGAGCCCACACCCGTGGACCGTCTCGGCGTCGGTGAGGTCGGCTACCTCATCACCGGTGTGAAGGACGTCCGACAGTCCCGCGTCGGTGACACGGTCACCACCGCGGCCGCGATGTCCAAGAACCGTCCGGAGATGCTCCCTGGCTACCAGGAGCCCAAGCCCATGGTGTTCTCCGGGCTGTTCCCCATCGAGGGTTCGGACTATCCGGTACTGCGCGACGCCCTGGAGAAGTTGCAGCTGAACGACGCGGCCCTCGGCTTCGAGTCCGAGACGTCCGCCGCGCTCGGCTTCGGGTTCCGGTGCGGGTTCCTCGGGCTGCTGCACCTGGAGATCACCCGGAGCCGCCTGGAGCGGGAGTTCAACCTGGACCTGGTGTCCACGGCCCCCAACGTGAGCTACGACGTCACCCTGGAGGACGGCGAGGAGTTCCACGTCACCAGCCCGGCCGACTTCCCCACGGGGAAGATCGCCGACATCCAGGAACCCATCGTGAAGGCGACACTGCTCACGCCGGCCGAGTTCGTGGGCGCCATCATGGAGCTGTGCCAGAGCCGGCGCGGCACATTGGACGGTATGGACTACCTCTCCGAGGACCGGGTGGAGATGCGCTACACCCTGCCCCTCGCCGAGATCGTCTTCGACTTCTTCGACCAGCTCAAGTCCCGAACCCGGGGGTACGGCTCCCTCGACTACGACGCCGCCGGCACCCAGTCCGCGGACCTCGTCAAGGTGGACATCCTGCTGCAGGGCGAGACCGTCGACGCGTTCTCGGCGATCGTCCACAAGGACAAGGCCTACTCCTACGGTGTCGAACTGACCAAGAAGCTGCGGGAACTGATCCCCCGGCAGCAGTTCGAGGTCCCGATCCAGGCCGCCGTCGGCTCCCGCATCATCGCGCGGGAGAACATTCGCGCCATGCGCAAGGACGTGCTGTCCAAGTGCTACGGCGGTGACATCTCTCGTAAGCGCAAGCTGCTGGAACGCCAGAAGGAGGGCAAGAAGAAGATGAAGATGGTGGGCCGGGTCGAGGTCCCCCAGGAAGCCTTCATCTCCGCCCTGGCGACCGACAGCGGCGCGGAGAAGTCGAAGGGGTAG
- a CDS encoding GrpB family protein, protein MDPDRVRELRGVLIGGLERSEFVVVDYDTGWPTLAAEWMGRVRERLGDTALSIEHIGSTSVPGLAAKPIIDLLLVVADLETEDAYVEPLTAAGLHLRVREPGHRMLRTAERDVHLHVLPPDAQQERDYLALRDWLRVSPEDRKLYASTKRRLAERSWTDMNFYADAKTDTVLAILGRAHAWRARQ, encoded by the coding sequence ATGGATCCGGACCGGGTGCGAGAACTGCGGGGCGTCCTCATCGGCGGACTCGAACGCAGCGAGTTCGTGGTCGTGGACTACGACACCGGATGGCCGACACTCGCGGCCGAGTGGATGGGACGCGTGCGCGAACGGCTCGGCGACACGGCACTGTCGATCGAGCACATCGGGTCCACGTCGGTACCCGGCCTCGCCGCCAAGCCCATCATCGATCTCCTCCTCGTCGTCGCCGACCTGGAGACCGAGGACGCCTACGTCGAGCCCTTGACCGCCGCGGGACTGCACCTCCGGGTACGCGAGCCCGGGCACCGGATGCTCCGCACGGCTGAACGCGACGTCCACCTCCACGTCCTGCCACCGGACGCCCAGCAAGAGCGCGACTACCTGGCGCTGCGGGACTGGCTTCGGGTGTCGCCCGAGGACCGGAAGCTCTACGCGTCCACCAAACGCCGCCTGGCCGAACGATCATGGACTGACATGAACTTCTACGCCGACGCCAAGACCGACACGGTGCTCGCCATCCTCGGCCGAGCCCACGCCTGGCGCGCGCGCCAATGA